GTCTATGCCCTTCTCGCGGGCTATCTCCGCGATTCTCTCCGCCGCCCTCATCGCGGCGTAGGGCGAGGCCTCGTCCTTGGCAGCCCGTACCACCATGCCCCCGGAGCACTTCGCAATGGTCTCCGCACCCGTCAGGTCTGTCAGGGTGATGATGATGTTGTTGTAGGAAGCGAAAATGTGCGCTATCCCCCACCTCGCCACTCTACCCACCTCTCTCTATCTGCTCGCCCTTGGCGGCGAGCTTCTCGACCTTTTCCTTCAGCTTCTCCTTCTCCGGACTGAGGGTCGGCATCCCCTTTGGACCGGCCGCGCCGGCA
This genomic interval from Thermoplasmata archaeon contains the following:
- a CDS encoding 30S ribosomal protein S11; translation: MGRVARWGIAHIFASYNNIIITLTDLTGAETIAKCSGGMVVRAAKDEASPYAAMRAAERIAEIAREKGIDSVHVQVRAPGGNLSTSPGPGAQSAIRALARAGLRIGRIEDVTPIPHDGTKKPGGRRGRRV